One window of Tepidanaerobacter acetatoxydans Re1 genomic DNA carries:
- a CDS encoding TRAP transporter small permease, with protein MEKVKKIFNNIEEFFVVILLLIMTVVVFWQVVCRFVLKASLPWSEELSRYILVWVTFLGASIGVKRGAHIGVEAFLMLLPKQARKLVNYLISAVCVIFCFIVFKESLSIIEMQIANAQVSPAMQIPMWWAYLAIPVGMVLMSIRFIQVSLKLKSEGEV; from the coding sequence GTGGAAAAGGTAAAAAAAATCTTCAATAATATAGAAGAATTTTTTGTCGTTATTTTATTGCTTATTATGACAGTGGTGGTTTTTTGGCAGGTTGTATGTCGGTTTGTGCTTAAGGCATCATTACCTTGGTCAGAGGAATTATCCCGCTATATTTTAGTATGGGTTACATTTTTAGGAGCGAGTATTGGTGTAAAACGTGGTGCTCATATAGGTGTAGAAGCATTTTTAATGTTGCTTCCCAAGCAGGCAAGAAAATTGGTAAACTATCTTATTTCTGCTGTTTGTGTAATATTTTGCTTTATAGTATTTAAAGAAAGCTTAAGTATCATTGAAATGCAAATAGCAAATGCTCAGGTTTCGCCGGCTATGCAGATCCCCATGTGGTGGGCTTATTTAGCAATACCGGTGGGCATGGTGCTTATGAGCATTAGATTTATTCAAGTTTCTTTGAAGTTAAAATCGGAAGGTGAGGTTTAG
- a CDS encoding TRAP transporter large permease — MSAILFGSFILFAIMGLPIAIVLGLSSVMAISMASNIPLMVVAQRMFTACDSFPLMAIPFFMMAGSLMESGGISRRLINLANKLVGSMTGGLAQVGILTCMFFAAISGSGPATVAAIGSILIPAMIEAGYDAGFAAAIMAAAGAIGVTIPPSIPMVTYGVVGGVSIGSLFMGGFGAGLVVGLSLMAAVYIISKKRGYYGEKERPTFLDILKAVKEAFWAILMPIIILGGIYGGIFTPTEAAAVAVVYGFVIGFFIYRELSVKDLPKIFVNTAVSTSVVMFIISTAQVFGWIMTSQRIPDQIAQAFINFSTSPYVILLLINLLLLVVGCFMETNAAIIILAPIFLPLIVKLGIDPILFGLIMVVNLAIGMITPPLGVNLFVACGICDMTLERISKSVLPFLIAMIVALMLITYIPGITMFLPNLLTK; from the coding sequence ATGTCAGCGATATTATTTGGTAGCTTTATTCTTTTTGCAATAATGGGCTTGCCCATCGCTATTGTGCTAGGACTTTCATCTGTCATGGCTATATCTATGGCCAGTAATATTCCTTTGATGGTTGTGGCTCAAAGGATGTTCACAGCATGTGATTCCTTCCCGCTTATGGCTATACCATTTTTTATGATGGCGGGATCACTTATGGAAAGTGGTGGTATATCCAGAAGACTCATTAATCTTGCCAATAAATTAGTTGGATCCATGACCGGGGGGCTTGCCCAAGTTGGAATACTGACATGTATGTTTTTTGCAGCAATTTCCGGTTCCGGCCCTGCTACTGTTGCTGCTATAGGTTCAATTCTTATTCCTGCGATGATAGAAGCAGGATATGATGCTGGTTTTGCAGCAGCTATTATGGCAGCAGCTGGAGCTATTGGGGTCACTATTCCTCCCAGTATTCCCATGGTCACATATGGTGTTGTGGGAGGAGTTTCTATTGGTTCGCTTTTCATGGGCGGGTTCGGTGCAGGTCTTGTGGTCGGATTATCTCTTATGGCTGCAGTTTATATAATTTCAAAAAAAAGAGGTTACTATGGCGAAAAAGAGCGTCCTACTTTTTTAGATATATTAAAAGCCGTAAAAGAGGCCTTTTGGGCTATCCTTATGCCTATTATTATTTTAGGCGGTATATATGGCGGCATTTTTACACCGACTGAAGCTGCTGCCGTTGCTGTTGTCTATGGGTTTGTCATAGGATTTTTTATATATCGTGAGCTTAGTGTCAAGGATCTGCCTAAGATATTTGTGAATACTGCCGTTAGCACTTCAGTGGTTATGTTCATTATTTCTACCGCCCAAGTTTTTGGCTGGATAATGACGAGTCAGAGAATACCGGACCAGATTGCTCAGGCCTTTATTAATTTCTCCACAAGTCCTTATGTAATACTGCTGCTTATAAACCTATTGCTGCTTGTTGTAGGTTGCTTTATGGAAACTAATGCCGCAATTATTATATTGGCTCCTATATTTTTGCCTCTTATAGTCAAACTGGGGATAGATCCTATTTTGTTTGGACTGATTATGGTGGTCAACCTTGCTATAGGAATGATTACACCACCTCTTGGTGTTAACCTGTTTGTGGCTTGTGGCATATGTGACATGACACTGGAGAGAATATCAAAGTCTGTATTACCTTTCCTGATTGCCATGATAGTAGCCCTCATGCTGATAACATATATCCCAGGAATTACGATGTTCTTACCGAACTTGCTGACGAAATAG
- a CDS encoding lactate racemase domain-containing protein, protein MDYPVIYRIKQRFDEYKIVNIEQAVQKELEVLKERNAIKPGMNIAVTCGSRGIANISLIIKTTIDYLKDLGARPFVIPAMGSHGGATAEGQTMVLEKLGVTPETMGVPVVSCMDVVKIGETPESVPIYMDKNAYNADGIIVINRVKPHTDFKGNIESGLLKMLAVGLGKHKGCSTIHANGLEDTIPKVARAILEKAHVIFGLAILENSKDETYKLKGLFPQDFEREERLLLKEAKSIVPKLPWDYLDILVVQEMGKTFSGTGMDTKVIGRIRVFGEEEMEKPCINKIVVLDLSDNSYGNALGVGLADITTKTLVDKIDFDVTYANTIPTTYLERGKIPVIMKDDREAIKTAMMTIGNVPLDRLKLAIIPNTLHLEEIYATKAAIEALKDKDKISVLDEGHPLNFDESGSLIVNWRR, encoded by the coding sequence GTGGACTATCCGGTTATATATAGAATCAAACAAAGGTTCGATGAATATAAAATAGTAAACATTGAACAAGCTGTTCAAAAGGAGCTGGAGGTTTTAAAAGAACGGAATGCTATCAAACCTGGTATGAATATTGCAGTTACTTGTGGTAGCCGTGGCATAGCCAATATTTCCCTTATTATCAAAACTACCATAGATTATCTAAAGGATTTAGGTGCTAGGCCTTTCGTCATTCCTGCCATGGGTAGCCATGGAGGGGCTACCGCAGAAGGCCAGACCATGGTACTTGAAAAACTGGGAGTAACTCCTGAGACCATGGGAGTTCCGGTGGTATCATGCATGGATGTAGTAAAAATCGGAGAAACCCCTGAAAGTGTACCGATATATATGGACAAAAACGCTTATAATGCCGATGGAATTATTGTTATTAACCGAGTAAAGCCTCATACGGACTTTAAGGGTAATATAGAAAGCGGTCTTTTAAAAATGCTGGCTGTAGGTCTCGGTAAGCATAAAGGATGTTCTACTATCCATGCTAACGGCCTAGAAGATACCATACCCAAAGTAGCTCGAGCGATTCTTGAGAAAGCTCATGTAATTTTTGGTTTAGCAATCCTAGAAAACTCCAAGGATGAGACCTATAAGTTAAAAGGCCTGTTCCCTCAGGATTTTGAAAGAGAAGAACGGCTTTTATTAAAAGAAGCAAAATCCATAGTTCCCAAACTTCCATGGGATTATTTAGACATATTAGTAGTGCAAGAGATGGGCAAGACCTTTAGCGGCACCGGTATGGATACTAAAGTAATCGGCAGAATAAGGGTTTTTGGAGAAGAGGAAATGGAAAAGCCTTGTATTAATAAAATCGTAGTTTTGGATCTTTCCGATAACTCTTATGGTAATGCTCTTGGTGTAGGTCTTGCAGATATAACTACAAAAACCTTAGTAGATAAAATCGATTTTGATGTAACCTATGCCAATACAATACCTACAACGTATTTAGAAAGAGGAAAAATTCCTGTAATAATGAAAGATGACAGGGAAGCAATAAAAACAGCAATGATGACCATCGGAAATGTTCCTTTAGACCGACTGAAACTTGCCATAATCCCTAATACGCTGCATCTTGAGGAAATATATGCTACAAAAGCAGCAATTGAGGCTCTAAAGGATAAGGACAAAATATCTGTTCTTGATGAAGGACATCCATTGAATTTTGATGAGTCTGGTTCATTGATAGTAAATTGGAGGAGATAA